Proteins encoded by one window of Streptomyces sp. NBC_01571:
- a CDS encoding sigma factor-like helix-turn-helix DNA-binding protein, whose protein sequence is MRERRASQGARRAREFEAFVAGAAGRLLHAATLLTAEPPEANPRARRLLTLALAHTYASWDRLRGEDPYDRARQHLAVRFARGAWHRHGGFGRNRPAPAGPLARLTPQERLILVLRLYEGVAEEQAAALLGLPTERVRAICARATVTLLHPPRGPAPAVVEVAPS, encoded by the coding sequence TTGCGAGAACGGCGTGCGTCCCAAGGTGCCCGCCGGGCCCGGGAGTTCGAGGCATTCGTCGCGGGCGCGGCAGGGCGGCTGCTGCATGCCGCCACACTGCTCACGGCGGAACCACCGGAGGCCAACCCGCGCGCGCGGCGCCTGCTGACACTGGCGCTGGCCCACACGTACGCCTCCTGGGACCGGCTGCGCGGCGAGGACCCGTACGACCGGGCCCGCCAGCACCTCGCCGTGCGCTTCGCACGCGGAGCCTGGCACCGGCACGGAGGCTTCGGACGGAACCGCCCCGCCCCCGCGGGCCCCCTGGCGCGGCTGACACCCCAGGAACGGCTGATCCTGGTCCTGAGGCTCTACGAGGGTGTCGCCGAGGAACAGGCCGCGGCCCTGCTCGGGCTGCCCACGGAACGCGTCAGAGCGATCTGCGCCCGCGCGACGGTGACCCTGCTCCACCCGCCGCGCGGACCGGCCCCGGCGGTGGTGGAGGTGGCACCCTCGTGA
- a CDS encoding MarR family winged helix-turn-helix transcriptional regulator, with product MDMTTVGDTGLLETLQHEVAVFARRAEQTRLGGVGQVRNSMDRAAYLLLNRLDKEGPMGVKALAASMGIDSSTVTRQVAPLVDTGLVKRTSHPEDGRAVVLQLSPRGHARLEEVRSSRRQLMAELTDDWEPQEREVFCALLMRFNGALSARMTPTGVASSDRPTS from the coding sequence ATGGACATGACGACCGTCGGTGACACCGGTCTTCTCGAAACGCTGCAGCACGAGGTCGCGGTGTTCGCGCGCCGTGCCGAACAGACCCGGCTCGGCGGGGTGGGGCAGGTGCGCAACTCCATGGACCGTGCCGCGTACCTCCTGCTCAACCGCCTCGACAAGGAGGGTCCGATGGGTGTCAAGGCGCTCGCCGCGAGCATGGGCATCGACTCCTCGACGGTCACCCGGCAGGTGGCGCCGCTGGTCGACACCGGCCTCGTCAAGCGCACCTCGCACCCGGAGGACGGGCGCGCCGTGGTGCTCCAGCTGTCGCCGCGCGGGCACGCCCGCCTCGAGGAAGTCCGCTCCTCCAGGCGTCAGTTGATGGCCGAACTGACGGACGACTGGGAGCCGCAGGAGCGCGAGGTCTTCTGCGCGCTCCTCATGCGCTTCAATGGCGCCCTCTCGGCCCGGATGACGCCCACGGGAGTCGCGTCGTCGGACCGGCCGACGTCCTGA
- the ilvA gene encoding threonine ammonia-lyase, whose product MSYSTADSLPRVTSDDVRGAQKMLSGVARMTAMEGSRYLSQLVGAPVHLKCENLQRTGSFKLRGAYVRIAGLLPEERAAGVVAASAGNHAQGVALASSLLGVRSTVFMPTGAPLPKVAATRDYGAEVRLHGQVVDETLAAAQEYAAATGAVFIHPFDHPDIIAGQGTVGLEILEQCPEVRTIVVGIGGGGLAAGVAVAVKSIRPDVRIVGVQAAGAAAYPPSLAAGRPVPVANPATMADGIKVGRPGDVPFEIIRDLVDEVRTVSENSLSSALLLCLERAKLVVEPAGASPVAALLQEPDTFEGPVVALLSGGNVDPLLMQRILRHGMAASGRYLAVTLRLTDRPGALATLLGVLSVADANVLDVSHVRTDPRLGLTEVEVELHLETKGPEHCAEVGRALREAGYTVID is encoded by the coding sequence ATGAGCTACAGCACCGCTGACTCCTTGCCCAGGGTGACGTCGGACGACGTACGAGGCGCCCAGAAGATGCTGTCGGGCGTGGCGCGGATGACCGCGATGGAGGGCAGCAGGTACCTGTCCCAGCTGGTGGGCGCCCCGGTGCACCTCAAGTGCGAGAACCTCCAGCGCACCGGTTCGTTCAAACTGCGTGGCGCGTACGTGCGGATCGCGGGGCTTCTGCCGGAGGAGCGCGCGGCCGGTGTGGTCGCGGCGAGCGCCGGGAACCACGCGCAGGGAGTGGCCCTCGCGTCCTCTCTGCTGGGCGTGCGTTCCACGGTCTTCATGCCGACGGGGGCCCCGCTGCCGAAGGTCGCGGCCACCCGTGACTACGGCGCCGAGGTGAGGCTGCACGGTCAGGTGGTCGACGAGACGCTGGCCGCCGCCCAGGAGTACGCGGCCGCGACGGGAGCGGTGTTCATCCATCCCTTCGACCACCCCGACATCATCGCGGGCCAGGGCACGGTCGGTCTGGAGATCCTGGAGCAGTGCCCGGAGGTGCGCACGATCGTCGTCGGGATCGGCGGCGGCGGCCTGGCCGCGGGCGTCGCGGTCGCGGTGAAGTCGATCCGACCCGATGTGCGGATCGTCGGTGTGCAGGCGGCGGGCGCCGCGGCGTACCCGCCCTCGCTGGCGGCCGGCCGGCCGGTGCCGGTCGCGAACCCGGCGACGATGGCCGACGGCATCAAGGTCGGACGGCCGGGCGACGTGCCGTTCGAGATCATCCGTGACCTCGTGGACGAGGTGCGCACGGTCTCCGAGAACAGCCTGTCCAGCGCGCTGCTGCTCTGTCTGGAGCGGGCGAAGCTGGTCGTCGAACCGGCCGGCGCGAGCCCGGTGGCGGCGCTGCTGCAGGAGCCGGACACCTTCGAGGGGCCGGTCGTCGCGCTGTTGTCCGGCGGCAACGTGGATCCGCTGCTGATGCAGCGCATCCTGCGGCACGGCATGGCGGCGAGCGGACGCTACCTGGCGGTCACGCTCCGGCTGACGGACCGGCCCGGGGCCCTGGCCACACTTCTCGGGGTGTTGTCAGTGGCGGACGCTAACGTCCTCGACGTGAGCCACGTGCGAACCGATCCCCGGCTCGGGCTCACGGAGGTGGAGGTCGAGCTGCACCTGGAGACGAAGGGCCCGGAGCACTGCGCCGAGGTCGGCCGCGCCCTGCGCGAGGCGGGCTACACGGTCATCGACTGA
- a CDS encoding ATP-binding cassette domain-containing protein: MPGAIYAEGLVKTFGDVKALDGVDLDVPEGTVLGLLGPNGAGKTTAVRCLTTLLRPDSGKVVVAGVDVLRHPDAVRRRVGLSGQFAAVDEYLTGRENLQMVGRLYQMRSKAAKDRAVELLAQFHLTDAADRPAKTYSGGMRRRLDLAAALVVSPPVMFMDEPTTGLDPRNRQQLWEVIKQLVSGGTTLLLTTQYLEEADHLAHNICVVDHGRVIARGTADELKARTGGERVEVVVHDREHLATAAGVLRGFGKGESTVEDHTRKLTVPVTGGAKLLVEVIRELDTRGIEIDDIGLRRPTLDDVFLSLTGHVAEVKEEEHGEAADAKGRKAKKESVK, translated from the coding sequence ATGCCAGGCGCCATCTACGCCGAAGGCCTGGTCAAGACCTTCGGTGACGTAAAGGCTCTGGACGGCGTCGACCTCGACGTACCCGAGGGCACCGTCCTGGGCCTCCTCGGGCCGAACGGCGCGGGCAAGACCACCGCCGTCCGCTGCCTGACGACCCTGTTGCGACCCGACAGCGGCAAAGTGGTCGTCGCCGGCGTCGACGTGCTCAGGCACCCCGACGCGGTACGGCGCAGGGTCGGCCTGTCCGGACAGTTCGCAGCGGTCGACGAGTACCTGACCGGCCGCGAGAACCTCCAGATGGTCGGCAGGCTCTACCAGATGAGGTCCAAGGCCGCGAAGGACCGGGCCGTCGAGCTGCTCGCCCAGTTCCATCTGACGGACGCGGCCGACCGCCCCGCGAAGACCTACTCGGGCGGCATGCGCCGCCGGCTCGACCTGGCCGCCGCGCTGGTCGTCTCCCCGCCGGTGATGTTCATGGACGAGCCGACGACGGGCCTCGACCCGCGCAACCGCCAGCAGCTGTGGGAGGTCATCAAGCAACTCGTCTCCGGCGGTACGACGCTCCTGCTGACCACCCAGTACCTGGAGGAGGCCGACCACCTCGCGCACAACATCTGTGTGGTCGACCACGGCCGTGTCATCGCCCGCGGCACCGCCGACGAGCTGAAGGCGCGGACCGGCGGCGAGCGCGTCGAGGTCGTCGTGCACGACCGCGAGCACTTGGCGACCGCCGCCGGGGTGCTGCGCGGCTTCGGCAAGGGCGAGAGCACCGTCGAGGACCACACCCGCAAGCTCACCGTCCCCGTCACCGGCGGCGCCAAGCTCCTCGTGGAGGTCATCCGGGAGCTGGACACGCGCGGTATCGAGATCGACGACATCGGCCTGCGCCGGCCCACGCTCGACGACGTCTTCCTCTCCCTCACCGGCCATGTGGCCGAGGTGAAGGAAGAGGAGCACGGCGAGGCCGCGGACGCGAAGGGCCGCAAGGCGAAGAAGGAGTCCGTGAAGTGA
- a CDS encoding ABC transporter permease yields the protein MSAVTDAAPVPAPKGVLGQSVRDSLVIAHRNLIRMGRIPEMLIFGLIQPIMFVVLFTYVFGGSIQIGSSSTTQAYREFLMAGIFAQTVTFATAGAGAGIADDMHKGLIDRFRSLPMARGAVLTGRTLADLVQTALTLVVLAVVAVIVGWRTHENLGKVLAGFGLLLLLGYAFSWIGALIGLSVRTPEAATSGGLIWLFPLTFISNAFVDANQMPAFLRHIAEWNPFSATVQACRELFGNLPPGFRTPDAWPMQHPVWASLIWSVVIILVFRTLAVRKYRSATA from the coding sequence GTGAGTGCCGTGACAGACGCCGCCCCCGTGCCGGCCCCCAAGGGAGTCCTCGGCCAGTCCGTGCGCGACTCCCTGGTCATCGCCCACCGGAATCTGATCCGCATGGGCCGGATTCCCGAGATGCTCATCTTCGGGCTGATCCAGCCCATCATGTTCGTGGTGCTGTTCACCTACGTGTTCGGCGGCTCGATCCAGATCGGTTCGTCCAGCACCACTCAGGCCTACCGCGAGTTCCTGATGGCCGGCATCTTCGCCCAGACCGTCACGTTCGCCACGGCGGGTGCGGGTGCGGGCATCGCGGACGACATGCACAAGGGCCTCATCGACCGCTTCCGCTCCCTGCCGATGGCGCGTGGCGCGGTGCTGACCGGCCGCACCCTCGCCGACCTGGTGCAGACGGCGCTCACACTCGTCGTCCTCGCGGTCGTCGCGGTGATCGTCGGCTGGCGCACGCACGAGAACCTCGGCAAGGTACTCGCCGGATTCGGCCTGCTCCTGCTCCTCGGGTACGCGTTCTCGTGGATCGGCGCGCTCATCGGCCTGTCCGTGCGCACTCCCGAAGCAGCGACCTCGGGCGGCCTGATCTGGCTGTTTCCGCTGACCTTCATCTCGAACGCGTTCGTGGACGCGAATCAGATGCCGGCCTTCCTGCGGCACATCGCGGAGTGGAACCCGTTCAGCGCCACGGTGCAGGCGTGCCGCGAGCTGTTCGGCAACCTCCCCCCGGGCTTCCGGACACCCGACGCGTGGCCCATGCAGCACCCCGTGTGGGCCTCGCTGATCTGGTCGGTCGTGATCATCCTGGTCTTCCGGACGCTGGCGGTACGCAAGTACCGGTCCGCCACGGCCTGA
- the greA gene encoding transcription elongation factor GreA, which translates to MTQTSENVTWLTQEAYNQLRAELEYLSGPARTEIAAKIAAAREEGDLRENGGYHAAKEEQGKQELRVRQLTQLLEKAKVGEAPAADGVVAPGMVVTIAFDGDEDDTLDFLLASREYASADIETYSPQSPLGSGVNGKKVGEDAQYELPNGKLASVKILKAEPYQG; encoded by the coding sequence GTGACCCAGACCAGCGAGAACGTCACCTGGCTGACCCAGGAGGCGTACAACCAGCTCAGGGCCGAGCTGGAGTACCTGTCTGGTCCCGCGCGCACGGAGATCGCCGCCAAGATCGCGGCCGCGCGCGAGGAGGGCGACCTGCGGGAGAACGGCGGGTACCACGCGGCCAAGGAAGAGCAGGGCAAGCAGGAGCTCCGTGTGCGCCAGCTGACCCAGCTCCTGGAGAAGGCCAAGGTGGGCGAGGCCCCCGCGGCGGACGGCGTGGTCGCCCCCGGCATGGTCGTCACCATCGCCTTCGACGGTGACGAGGACGACACGCTGGACTTCCTGCTCGCCTCGCGCGAGTACGCCAGCGCCGACATCGAGACGTACTCGCCGCAGTCCCCCCTGGGCTCCGGCGTGAACGGCAAGAAGGTCGGCGAGGACGCCCAGTACGAGCTGCCCAACGGCAAGCTCGCCTCGGTGAAGATCCTCAAGGCCGAGCCCTACCAGGGCTGA
- a CDS encoding DUF4307 domain-containing protein produces MSTARTQLPEGRYGRSADERADRKLKILGSVLGVALLVLIGWFAYYYVGENKISAQVITFDASADSVQVHLEVHKDADAHGYCTLRSQSADGAEVGRADFRFDQDASRIDKVVTLRTTSRGSTAELLGCHAD; encoded by the coding sequence ATGAGTACGGCGCGCACACAGCTGCCCGAGGGCCGGTACGGCCGCTCCGCGGACGAGCGTGCCGACCGGAAACTCAAGATCCTCGGCAGTGTTCTCGGGGTCGCCCTGCTCGTCCTGATCGGCTGGTTCGCGTACTACTACGTCGGCGAGAACAAGATCAGCGCCCAGGTGATCACCTTCGACGCCTCGGCCGACTCCGTCCAGGTGCACCTGGAGGTGCACAAGGACGCGGACGCCCACGGCTACTGCACCCTCCGCTCGCAGAGCGCCGACGGCGCGGAGGTGGGCCGCGCGGACTTCCGCTTCGACCAGGACGCCTCGCGCATCGACAAGGTCGTCACGCTCCGTACGACCTCCCGCGGCAGCACGGCGGAGCTGCTCGGCTGTCACGCCGACTGA
- the mca gene encoding mycothiol conjugate amidase Mca → MAVHAHPDDESSKGAATMAKYVSEGVDVLVVTCTGGERGSILNPKLQGDTYIEEHIHEVRKKEMDEAREILGVKQEWLGFVDSGLPEGDPLPPLPEGCFALEDVDKAAGELVRQIRSFRPQVITTYDENGGYPHPDHIMTHKISMVAFDGAADTEKYPESEYGPAFQPRKLYYNQGFNRPRTEALHNALLDRGLESPYGDWLKRWNEFERTERTLTTHVPCAEFFEIRDKALIAHATQIDPDGGWFKVPMEIQKEVWPTEEYELATSLVDTSLPEDDLFAGIRDNA, encoded by the coding sequence ATGGCCGTGCACGCCCACCCCGACGACGAGTCGAGCAAGGGAGCGGCCACCATGGCGAAGTACGTGTCCGAGGGGGTGGACGTGCTGGTCGTGACCTGCACGGGCGGGGAGCGCGGCTCCATCCTCAACCCGAAGCTCCAGGGCGACACGTACATCGAGGAGCACATCCACGAGGTACGCAAGAAGGAGATGGACGAGGCCCGCGAGATCCTCGGCGTCAAGCAGGAGTGGCTCGGCTTCGTCGACTCGGGCCTGCCCGAGGGCGACCCGCTGCCGCCGCTGCCCGAGGGCTGTTTCGCGCTCGAGGACGTCGACAAGGCGGCCGGTGAGCTGGTCAGGCAGATCCGCTCCTTCCGTCCCCAGGTGATCACCACCTACGACGAGAACGGCGGTTACCCGCACCCCGACCACATCATGACCCACAAGATCTCGATGGTGGCCTTCGACGGCGCGGCGGACACCGAGAAGTACCCGGAGTCCGAGTACGGCCCGGCCTTCCAGCCGCGGAAGCTCTACTACAACCAGGGCTTCAACCGCCCGCGCACCGAGGCACTGCACAACGCGCTGCTGGACCGCGGCCTGGAGTCGCCGTACGGGGACTGGCTGAAGCGCTGGAACGAGTTCGAGCGCACCGAGCGCACGCTGACCACGCACGTTCCGTGTGCCGAGTTCTTCGAGATCAGGGACAAGGCGCTGATCGCGCACGCCACCCAGATCGACCCCGACGGCGGCTGGTTCAAGGTCCCCATGGAGATCCAGAAGGAGGTCTGGCCGACCGAGGAGTACGAGCTCGCGACGTCCCTGGTCGATACCTCCCTCCCCGAGGACGACCTCTTTGCGGGCATCCGCGACAATGCCTGA
- a CDS encoding tetratricopeptide repeat protein, translating to MRDSHRTEAERLLARAVEEEVRRSGGRTDGAVLLSRARAELDTLGQAAAEEYAAYTRALDAADTGRLTFAQRYAREGAGTPLLVAAVAAVAACAADLALGTGAGTAIGAGATVAVAAAAATVLKVTATHVPAASRRAGALGRPGGPEQLRLQWLTALDVRGIRPFLDQQRVVSASAGAKQGAPQLRRTDKSAAARRRSVLEQSFGQLPEPDGPFAGRRTELARVAQWVHAARASTESKPTVVVLHGVPGSGRSTLAIRAAHSLRDQFRGACVVDLRGDSTEEAPLTTRDALLHLLNRLGAPREQLLFRERSSPDQQVRRLAELYHQHLTGLPVTIVLDDASDAEQVRTLVPERSESLVLVTARTALDLPADFPAWVHQLPVEALDAAGAEELLNAAAQDASDPYDAEASDRVRELCGSLPLALRLAGSSLGARTSRGLAADLGAYGPVEPVERALWLRYTDQTDAARRLLRRLALAGRASLGTAAAASLLATDEPEATRHLTALAQAGLIDHVRGSRYRLHDLVRAFAQARLLDEEKPAERTAAQERLIVNYAELADSVIRLVDGKTSTRADQFGPHGFTSLDAALRWLDDESSFITAALRHAEGVDQAAVLHLLGALCDYCLLRGDLYRLGEISELTQAVDQGLLVRSVQWRTGIAARQLGELDKAHTTLSSVVNLYFEAHHDAGAARALCSLGITLHHQGNLTEAAARLQEAMDLQVSPDLAADRAWTMHALAAVERDRGRIATALALLTEALVLHHEGESVHGEAWAHFQLGQLGLRMGDVPRAERELHEALDLYGRTRDARGEAWALTQLARARLVDGDPSTAVTGLRQAASRHRENEDARGEAWTVYYLGQALEETGDLDRAVRELERSRSMFSRMRDVYGLACARHHSARVTRDQRAAQTGSLRNSGFARQLLVDARADFQRIGVAHGEAWTCLELAVVDAGNARTPQALALCDEAAGLFASYGDRRGEDWARFLRCTLLPYASAGGLEVGSAVALEELAQLSRSGHPSRDGKLDDYVEAYQLLLERGVDLDAGWQAWRLRMVPSRHSREVMGVAVGRVP from the coding sequence ATGCGGGACAGCCACCGGACGGAGGCCGAACGGCTGTTGGCCCGGGCCGTCGAGGAGGAGGTACGGCGCTCGGGCGGACGTACGGACGGAGCCGTGCTTCTGTCACGGGCCCGCGCCGAGCTCGACACCCTGGGCCAGGCCGCCGCCGAGGAGTACGCGGCCTACACCCGCGCCCTCGACGCGGCGGACACCGGCCGGCTGACGTTCGCACAGCGCTACGCCCGGGAGGGCGCCGGAACCCCACTCCTGGTGGCGGCCGTTGCCGCGGTCGCCGCCTGCGCCGCGGACCTGGCGCTGGGTACCGGCGCGGGCACGGCGATCGGCGCGGGAGCGACGGTCGCGGTGGCGGCCGCGGCGGCCACCGTGCTCAAGGTGACCGCCACCCACGTGCCCGCCGCGAGCCGCCGGGCCGGAGCACTCGGCCGGCCCGGCGGTCCCGAGCAGCTGCGGCTGCAGTGGCTGACCGCCCTGGACGTCCGCGGCATCCGCCCCTTCCTCGACCAGCAGCGGGTGGTCAGCGCCTCCGCGGGCGCCAAACAGGGTGCGCCGCAGCTGCGCCGCACGGACAAGAGCGCGGCCGCGCGCCGGCGCAGCGTGCTGGAGCAGTCGTTCGGGCAACTGCCCGAGCCGGACGGTCCGTTCGCGGGGCGCCGGACCGAGCTGGCACGGGTCGCCCAGTGGGTGCACGCGGCACGCGCCAGCACGGAGTCGAAACCGACGGTGGTGGTGCTGCACGGCGTGCCCGGCTCCGGCCGCAGCACCCTCGCGATCCGGGCGGCGCACAGCCTGCGGGACCAGTTTCGGGGCGCGTGCGTGGTCGACCTGCGCGGCGACAGCACCGAGGAGGCGCCCCTGACCACCCGCGACGCCCTCCTCCACCTCCTCAACCGGCTCGGCGCGCCCCGCGAGCAGCTTCTCTTCCGTGAACGTTCCTCACCGGACCAGCAGGTCAGGCGGCTCGCCGAGCTGTACCACCAGCACCTGACGGGTCTGCCGGTCACGATCGTGCTCGACGACGCCTCCGACGCCGAGCAGGTGCGCACCCTGGTCCCGGAACGCTCGGAGAGCCTGGTCCTGGTCACCGCCCGCACCGCACTCGACCTGCCCGCCGACTTCCCCGCCTGGGTGCACCAGCTCCCCGTCGAGGCGCTCGACGCGGCGGGCGCCGAGGAACTGCTGAACGCTGCCGCCCAGGACGCGTCGGACCCGTACGACGCCGAGGCCTCCGACCGGGTGCGGGAGCTGTGCGGCAGTCTCCCGCTGGCGCTGCGCCTCGCGGGTTCCTCGCTCGGCGCCCGCACCTCGCGCGGGCTCGCCGCCGACCTCGGGGCGTACGGTCCCGTGGAACCGGTCGAGCGGGCGCTGTGGCTGCGCTACACCGACCAGACGGACGCGGCACGGCGGCTGCTGCGCCGGCTGGCGCTGGCCGGCCGGGCCTCACTGGGCACCGCCGCGGCGGCATCCCTGCTGGCGACGGACGAACCGGAAGCCACCCGCCACCTGACGGCACTGGCACAGGCGGGCCTGATCGACCACGTCCGCGGCAGCCGCTACCGCCTGCACGACCTCGTCCGGGCCTTCGCGCAGGCACGGCTGCTGGACGAGGAGAAACCCGCCGAGCGGACGGCGGCACAGGAACGCCTGATCGTGAACTACGCGGAGCTCGCGGACTCGGTGATCCGGCTGGTCGACGGCAAGACGTCCACCCGGGCCGACCAGTTCGGCCCGCACGGGTTCACCTCCCTCGACGCGGCCCTGCGCTGGCTGGACGACGAGTCGAGCTTCATCACGGCGGCGCTGCGGCACGCGGAGGGCGTGGACCAGGCGGCCGTACTGCACCTTCTGGGCGCCCTGTGCGACTACTGCCTGCTGCGCGGCGACCTCTACCGCCTGGGCGAGATCAGCGAGCTGACGCAGGCTGTCGACCAGGGGCTGCTGGTCCGCTCGGTCCAGTGGCGCACCGGCATCGCGGCCCGCCAGCTCGGCGAGCTGGACAAGGCCCACACCACCCTGTCGTCCGTGGTGAACCTCTACTTCGAGGCGCACCACGACGCGGGCGCGGCCCGCGCCCTGTGCTCGCTCGGCATCACCCTGCACCACCAGGGCAACCTCACCGAGGCGGCGGCCAGGCTTCAGGAGGCCATGGACCTGCAGGTCTCCCCCGACCTCGCGGCGGACCGCGCCTGGACGATGCACGCGCTGGCCGCGGTGGAGCGCGACCGCGGCCGGATCGCGACCGCCCTGGCGCTGCTCACCGAGGCCCTCGTCCTGCACCACGAGGGCGAGTCCGTGCACGGCGAGGCCTGGGCCCACTTCCAGCTCGGCCAGCTGGGCCTGCGCATGGGCGACGTACCGCGCGCGGAGCGGGAGCTGCACGAGGCCCTCGATCTGTACGGACGTACCCGCGACGCCCGTGGCGAGGCCTGGGCCCTGACCCAGCTGGCCCGGGCCCGTCTCGTCGACGGCGACCCGTCCACCGCGGTCACGGGCCTGCGTCAGGCGGCCTCCCGGCACCGGGAGAACGAGGACGCGCGCGGGGAGGCCTGGACGGTGTACTACCTGGGCCAGGCGCTGGAGGAGACCGGCGACCTGGACCGGGCGGTCCGTGAGCTGGAGCGCTCCCGCTCGATGTTCTCCCGGATGCGGGACGTCTACGGGCTCGCGTGCGCGCGTCACCATTCGGCCCGCGTCACCCGCGACCAGCGCGCCGCCCAGACCGGCTCGCTGCGCAACTCGGGCTTCGCCCGCCAGCTGCTGGTGGACGCGCGGGCCGACTTCCAGCGCATCGGCGTGGCGCACGGCGAGGCGTGGACGTGCCTGGAACTGGCGGTGGTCGACGCGGGCAACGCCCGTACGCCACAGGCCCTCGCGCTGTGCGACGAGGCGGCCGGCCTCTTCGCCTCGTACGGCGACCGGCGGGGCGAGGACTGGGCGAGGTTCCTGAGGTGCACCCTGCTGCCGTACGCGTCCGCGGGCGGCCTGGAAGTGGGCAGCGCCGTCGCCCTGGAGGAACTGGCCCAGCTCTCCCGCTCCGGCCACCCCTCCCGCGACGGAAAGCTCGACGACTACGTCGAGGCGTACCAGCTCCTGCTGGAACGGGGGGTCGACCTGGACGCGGGATGGCAGGCCTGGCGCCTGCGGATGGTGCCCAGCCGGCATTCCCGGGAGGTCATGGGGGTGGCGGTCGGAAGGGTCCCGTAG